The genomic DNA GGAAGGCGCCGTAGCGCTGCGGCGGCAGGCGCAGGATGCCGGGGGGAAGCTCCAGCCGCTGCGTGGTCCCGAGGGCAGCCCCCTGCGCGGCTCCCTGGGCGGCCCCGAGCGCGGCGAGGCGGGCCGCCGTGCGCGGGTGCACCGGCCAGACGAGCGGCAGGCGGCGCGCGGCCTCGCCGGCGGCGCGCAGCAGCGCGGCCAGCGCGGCGGGGCTGTCCACATTGGCCGGGCGGTGCAGGGTCAGCAGCCCGTAGCCCCCGGGGCGCAGCCCCTCCGGAAGCGCCAGTCGACGGGCGGCGGGCAGGGCGCGGAGGAGGCTGTCCACCATCGCATTGCCCACCGCCCGGACCGTCCGGGGGGAATGTCCCTCGGCCAGGAGGCGGGCCGCCGTCTCCTGGTCCGGGGCCCAGAGGAGGTCGCTCACCGCGTCGATGGCGCGGCGGTTGATCTCCTCCGGCATGTCGTGATCGCCGCAGCGCAGCCCGGCCTCCAGATGCGCCACCGGGATGCCCAGTTTCCGCGCCGCCAGCGCGGCGGCGAGGGCGCCGTCCACGTCGCCGGGCACCACCACCAGGGCGGGGCGGCGCGTGTCCCAGAACGCCGCGCAGGCCATCAGGGTGCGGCCGGTCAGCTCGGCATGGCTGCCCCCGGCGATGCCCAGGGAAACATCCGGCGCCGGCAGGCCGAGATCTGCCAGATGGTCGCCGAACATGGCGGCGTCGTGGTGCTGGCCGGTGTGCAGGATCACTGGGCGCGCGCCCACCGGATGCTCCCGCAGGGCATGCCAGAGGGCGGCGATCTTGGGCAGGTTGGGCCGCGCGGCGACCACCAGATGCAGTTCGGGATGCCGTTCGGACGGCCGGGAATCGGCGGGGGCCGTGGCGGGGCGGGGCATGGCGTCAGGCCGGGGCCAGGGCGGTCCGTGGCAGCGGCCGCGCCGCCGCCTCCGCCACCGCGCAGAACTGCCGGACCTGCAACCGCCGGTCCCAGCGCCGCCGTGCCTGGGCGCGGGCCGCGGTGCCCATGGCGGCGCGCAGGCCGGGCCGCGCCGCCAGCCGCGCCAGGGCCTCGGCCAGGGCGCGGGCATCGCCCGGCGGGGTGGCGATGCCGCTCGGCCCCTCTGCGACGATGCGCGCGGCGCGGCCGGCGAGGTTGGTCACCACCGGCAGCCCGGCGGCCAGCCCGTCCATCAGCTTGTTGGGCGCCGTCCACTCGGCGAATTCCGGCACCGGGGCGAGGCAGTGCAGCGCCACCTGCGCGCCGGCCAGCAGCGAGGCCAGCCGGGGCTTGGGAAGCGGGTCCAGGAAGCTGACATTCCCCAGCCCCCGCCGCGCCGCCTCGGCCATCAGCCGGGGCTTCTCGCCCCCCTCGCCGACCAGCAGGATACGGACGCGGTTCTCGCCGGCCAGGCGCAGTTCGGCGGCGGCATCGAGCAGCGCGCCGAGCCCGTTGGCGCGGCCATGCGCCCCGGCATAGACCGCGAGGCATTCCCAGGGCGCGGCGCAATCGGGGCGCCAGGGGGCGCGGTGCGGGCCGAAGAGGTCGAGGTCGCAGCCATTGGGCACGACATGCAGCCGCGCGGGATCGGTGCCGCGCGCCCGCGCGGTGTCGGCCATGCCTTCGGTCAGGCCGATCACCGCCGCGGCCCGGCGGCAGGCGGCACCGGCCAGGGCCTCCATCCCCGTCAGGGCCCAGCCCGGAGCCTCGCCCATGGCACGCGGCAACTCGGGCCAGGGGTCGCGGATCTCGAAGACGAAGGGCGTGCCGCGCAGGCGGTGCGCGGCCAGCGCCGGGACCGCCACGGTCAGCGGGGTGGAGGAGGCGATCACCAGGTCCCAGGGGCGGGACAGCGCCAGGGCCGAGGCCGCGGCGGCATAGCGCCCGAAGGCCAGCAGGCGCTCCCTCCGGCCCTGGGCGTTGCCGCAGCGGATGTCGAACTCCACGAGGCCGAAGCCCGCCGCGCCGGGCGCGCGCCCCCGCCGCCGTCCCAGGCGGAAGCGTCCCCCCAGCCCGGTCTCGGCGCCGTCGTAGCGGCCGCAGGCCAGCGTCACGTCATGGCCCCGCGCCGCCAGCCCGGCGGCCATGGCATGGGCGCGCGTGGCGGTGCTGCCGGCCGGGGCGGAATAATGCTGGTGCAGGTAGAGGACGCGCAGCGTCACGGCCGCACCCTTCCGCGCGCGAAGCAGCCGTGGATGATGCCGATCACCCGGTCCTGATCCGCCGCGCCCATCGCGCCGGAAGGCAGGCAGAGCCCCTGCTCGAAGAGCGAGGCGGCGACGCCGCCGCCGGTATGGCTCGCCGCGCGGAAGGCGGGCTGCAGGTGCAGCGGCTTCCAGACCGGGCGGCTCTCCACCGAGGCCGCTTCCAGCGCCAGGCGGATGGCCTCCCGGTCCGTCCCCGCCTCGGCGGGATCGACCAGGATGGCGGTGAGCCAGCGCGAGGAGCGGCTCCAGACGGGCTCCGGCATCAGGCGCAGGCCCGGCAGACCCGCCAGCCCGGCGGCATAGCGGGCGAAGACGGCGCGGCGCTGGGCCACCCGCACCTCCAGGTGCCGGAGCTGCGCCCGGCCGACCGAGGCCAGCAGCGAGGAGAGGCCGTAGGAATAGCCCGTGGTCTCGTGCTGGTAGTGCGGCGAGGGTTCCTTGGCCTGCGCGGCCAGGTGCCGGGCACGGGCGACCAGCGCCTCGTCGTCCGAGGCCAGGGCACCGCCGCCGCCGCCGGTGACGATCTTGTTGCCGTTGAAGGAAAAGGCCGCCAGCCGCGCCCCCCGCCCGGCGGAACGCCCGTGCTGCAAGGCCCCCAGCGCCTCGGCGCTGTCGCTGAGCACCGGCACGCCCCAGCGGCCGCAGATCTCCGCGATCGCGGCGAGGTCGGCGCATTGCCCATAAAGATCCACCGGCACCACCACGCGCGGCAGGCGGCCCTGCCGGGCGGCTCGGGCCAGGGCCTCCCGCAACAGGCCCGGGTCCAGCGTCCAGCTTTCGGGCGAGACGTCGAGGAAGCCCAGGCGCGCCCCCATCTGCGCCGCCGGGGCCACCGTGGCGACGAAGGTCAGGGTGCTGGTCCAGACCTCGTCGCCCGGTTCGAGGCCGAGCAGCCGGTAGCCGAGATGCAGCGCCGCCGTGCCGGATGCCAGGGCGGCGACATGGCGGAAGCCGGTGCAGGCGGCGATGGCGGCCTCGAAGGCCGGCAAGGCGGGGCCGGCGGGGGCGAGCCAGCCGCTGGCCAGCGTCTCGCGCAGCGCCTGCTCCTCCTCCCCGCAAAGCTGCGGCGGGGAAAGGTGGATGCGGGCGGCGGGATGGCGGAACGGCCCGGACGGGCTGAGCAGCATGTCGGAGAAGGACAGGAGCGCTGTCTCCCCGGCGGCGCTCACGTCCATGCCCATGCTGCCCTGTCCATGCCGGAGACCCCTCGGCCAGCCGGACGATTCCGGCATTCAGGGTTGTAAATATATCGTGAACTGCAACTTAAGATATGTGTGCCGGGGATAGATTCTTCTTCCTTGGCGGAATGTTGCGGCGTTGCATCAGCGTGGCGCTGCGCCCCTCGCCTCCGGCGCCGCTGCGGACGGCGCGTCCTGGCCGGCGGGCGTGGTTCCGGTGAAGCCGGGGCTGCTGGCATGGCCGGGCGCGGTGGCGCCCTGCCCGCGCAGCAGCAGCGCCAGGCTGGCGAGGATGATGGCGATATCCCCCGCCAGCGTAACGCGGGCGACGTAGCGGGCATCCCATTCCAGCCTTTCCTCCCAGGGCAGGGCATTGCGCCCGCGCGCCGTCACCGGGCCGAGCAGGCCCGGCCTGACGGCGAGGCGGCTGGCCTGCCGCGCCGTGTAGAGCGGGGTATAGGCGGGCGGCAGCGGGCGGGGGCCGACAAGGCTCATCTCTCCGCGCAGGATGTT from Roseomonas gilardii includes the following:
- the wecB gene encoding non-hydrolyzing UDP-N-acetylglucosamine 2-epimerase — its product is MPRPATAPADSRPSERHPELHLVVAARPNLPKIAALWHALREHPVGARPVILHTGQHHDAAMFGDHLADLGLPAPDVSLGIAGGSHAELTGRTLMACAAFWDTRRPALVVVPGDVDGALAAALAARKLGIPVAHLEAGLRCGDHDMPEEINRRAIDAVSDLLWAPDQETAARLLAEGHSPRTVRAVGNAMVDSLLRALPAARRLALPEGLRPGGYGLLTLHRPANVDSPAALAALLRAAGEAARRLPLVWPVHPRTAARLAALGAAQGAAQGAALGTTQRLELPPGILRLPPQRYGAFLSLMARARLVATDSGGLQEEAAALDLPCLTLRPSTERPVTLLSGANRLVRPDDLPRAVEEVLGGRWPAARPIPLWDGQAGARMAAHLREALPSLGTPLEAPLGMAPGVAA
- a CDS encoding glycosyltransferase family 4 protein, with product MTLRVLYLHQHYSAPAGSTATRAHAMAAGLAARGHDVTLACGRYDGAETGLGGRFRLGRRRGRAPGAAGFGLVEFDIRCGNAQGRRERLLAFGRYAAAASALALSRPWDLVIASSTPLTVAVPALAAHRLRGTPFVFEIRDPWPELPRAMGEAPGWALTGMEALAGAACRRAAAVIGLTEGMADTARARGTDPARLHVVPNGCDLDLFGPHRAPWRPDCAAPWECLAVYAGAHGRANGLGALLDAAAELRLAGENRVRILLVGEGGEKPRLMAEAARRGLGNVSFLDPLPKPRLASLLAGAQVALHCLAPVPEFAEWTAPNKLMDGLAAGLPVVTNLAGRAARIVAEGPSGIATPPGDARALAEALARLAARPGLRAAMGTAARAQARRRWDRRLQVRQFCAVAEAAARPLPRTALAPA
- a CDS encoding DegT/DnrJ/EryC1/StrS family aminotransferase, giving the protein MGMDVSAAGETALLSFSDMLLSPSGPFRHPAARIHLSPPQLCGEEEQALRETLASGWLAPAGPALPAFEAAIAACTGFRHVAALASGTAALHLGYRLLGLEPGDEVWTSTLTFVATVAPAAQMGARLGFLDVSPESWTLDPGLLREALARAARQGRLPRVVVPVDLYGQCADLAAIAEICGRWGVPVLSDSAEALGALQHGRSAGRGARLAAFSFNGNKIVTGGGGGALASDDEALVARARHLAAQAKEPSPHYQHETTGYSYGLSSLLASVGRAQLRHLEVRVAQRRAVFARYAAGLAGLPGLRLMPEPVWSRSSRWLTAILVDPAEAGTDREAIRLALEAASVESRPVWKPLHLQPAFRAASHTGGGVAASLFEQGLCLPSGAMGAADQDRVIGIIHGCFARGRVRP
- a CDS encoding sugar transferase yields the protein MEGFYARRVKRALDLAGAALLLALLWPLLLGTALATALAFGRPVLFRQERAGWRGRGFTILKLRSMRDPAWPGEPDSARLTGFGRRLRASGLDELPQLVNILRGEMSLVGPRPLPPAYTPLYTARQASRLAVRPGLLGPVTARGRNALPWEERLEWDARYVARVTLAGDIAIILASLALLLRGQGATAPGHASSPGFTGTTPAGQDAPSAAAPEARGAAPR